A portion of the Toxoplasma gondii ME49 chromosome VIIb, whole genome shotgun sequence genome contains these proteins:
- a CDS encoding hypothetical protein (encoded by transcript TGME49_263840), which yields MCMQIVISFESSFCRVRELRGFVSTRCARVRFCSTSARPLERNWIPSRANWNFSPASKMAARFPPFRSLHPLLPPCRFSRKNLTDAKTTPRTEEASSSLHLPSASFSLQLSLRAEAGFASQVHEADRSPFLSSSPRPFFRRPYSVLCSSLGPGIPRGVPDLLRAPSFREERRVFSQTSSSGDPNVPSNKRETAKNPPASGRFRLLRAVENLVSARAKRGPVSSPETPGGPLSPVSASAAPEREGAGDTPQQNAEGERDLEETEAKSESEKITDEGSHWLARRARGSRLATGRSLLAGQPDGCSVQDRREDGSESKPVTVVYAHASSMETTRPASSASLSRFLSNLLPRLFLFPTPLSSAQRTAEKPVAEGASVGAESAAREPLLSPSQRQSLPFNFVTVDVAAEPRLGAFLALPSVPALVCFYRKKLYSVLAPGASDVALLRFLKEAADLSETSISASREKNVCSRVSPENVAEAVHGARVAAATTAGGKGSLAVGSAALGSKRLTETEAIALEGAWAERKDVQCLLTQLGVAMTREQAEEVQTLKNELVAEDRSEDAVLTGGRRLFAELQLQLTGDSPPDREALSTLLSEILGSALSLPESLQPPKLSEVSRQEAGRSVSSDSRPSRKKTGYAEQWASLYQIEGYWNELETSPVCARLLAKATVALFNHEQVNLQELDLCIDRASGEDDEEWPSIRASLSESLKTALNADEPVRPLDEAVHYAHLTMKNEKDFSSLRPSFFFLGSTAVLDCPLRTASRLRRLKAARLFHGGAYEEALKFAVFAYRLECQGPVETRRAAAPEHVLGKWRDEEAALLAVDSSHDKVGGNGTEDLFDQMACARAGWPARTLLMAMYMALGAKHPAVQRSRAELEVLLGTDGFVPVVFPHTRARAGGKPIMMRGKSGKWHWLGPYWKPPWAPSNKARWPTGPEEWAWSDPTR from the exons atgtgcatgcaaattGTCATTTCTTTtgagtcttctttctgtcgtgTCCGTGAACTACGCGGCTTTGTCAGCACTCGCTGCGCCAGAGTCCGTTTCTGTTCGACCTCCGCGCGTCCGCTGGAGCGCAACTGGATTCCCTCAAGGGCGAACTGGaatttctctcctgcttccaAGATGGCCGCGCGCTTCCCCCCCTTTCGTTCGCTCCAcccgcttctccctccttgCCGGTTCTCGCGCAAAAACTTGACGGACGCCAAGACGACACcgcgaacagaagaagcctCGTCGTCTTTACATCTGCCATCTGCGTCGTTCTCCTTACAGCTCAGCCTCCGTGCTGAAGCAGGCTTCGCAAGCCAGGTACACGAGGCCGATcggtctcctttcctctcttcttctccgcgtccTTTCTTCCGTCGACCATACTCTgtcctctgttcctctctcggtcCTGGAATTCCGAGAGGAGTGCCAGACCTTCTTCGAGCTCCTAGtttcagagaagaacggcggGTCTTCTCTCAAACCTCCAGTTCGGGCGACCCCAACGTTCCTTCAAACAAAAGGGAAACTGCCAAGAATCCGCCTGCAAGTGGACGCTTCAGACTCCTCCGAGCTGTCGAGAACCTCGTCAGCGCCCGCGCCAAGCGGgggcctgtctcctcgccggagacacctggGGGACCACTATCGCCTGTGTCTGCTTCGGCGGCGCCAGAGCGCGAAGGCGCAGGCGACACCCCACAGCAGAAcgcggagggagagagggatctcgaggagacagaggccaAGAGCGAGTCGGAGAAAATAACAGACGAAGGCTCGCACTGGCTCGCCAGACGGGCAAGGGGCTCGCGACTCGCGACTGGAAGGAGTCTTCTCGCTGGACAGCCGGACGGGTGCTCTGTGCAGGATcggcgagaagacggcagCGAGTCAAAACCTGTGACCGTGGTGTACGCCCATGCCTCCTC GATGGAGACCACGCGCCCCGCATCCTcggcgtcgctgtctcgctttctcagCAATCTCCTCCCAAGACTGTTTCTGTTCCCCACTCCGCTTAGCTCCGCCCAGAGGACAGCTGAAAAACCTGTTGCGGAAGGCGCCTCTGTTGGGGCAGAGTCGGCTGCTCGCGAGCcgctcctctcgccttcccagCGCCAGAGCCTCCCCTTTAACTTCGTCACTGTCGACGTCGCCGCGGAGCCCAGACtcggcgccttcctcgccctccCTTCTGTCCCCGCGCTCGTTTGCTTCTATCGAAAGAAACTGTACTCTG TTTTAGCGCCAGGGGCGTCAGAtgttgctcttcttcgattCTTGAAGGAGGCAGCAGATCTGTCTGAGACGTCCATTTCTGCCAGTCGGGAGAAGAACGTCTGCTCTCGAGTCTCGCCGGAAAACGTGGCCGAGGCTGTCCATGGAGCCCGTGTTGCCGCGGCGACGACCGCGGGCGGCAAAGGGTCTCTCGCGGTCGGAAGTGCAGCCTTGGGCTCCAAACGCCtcacggagacagaggcaatCGCGCTCGAGGGGGCGTGGGCAGAACGCAAAGATGTTCAGTGTCTGCTCACTCAGCTGGGAGTTGCGATGACACGCGAACAGGCTGAAGAGGTCCAGACTCTGAAGAACGAG CTTGTTGCAGAAGACCGCAGTGAAGACGCTGTGTTGACCGGAGGCCGGCGCCTGTTCGCAGAGC TGCAGCTGCAACTCACCGGAGACTCCCCACCCGACAGAGAGGCTCTCAGT ACCCTCTTGAGCGAGATCCTGGGCAGCGCCTTGAGTCTCCCTGAGAGTCTGCAGCCTCCCAAGTTGTCTGAAGTGTCTAGACAGGAGGCGGGACGAAGCGTGTCTTCTGACTCTCGGccgagcagaaagaaaacaggatACGCAGAGCAATGGGCCTCGCTCTATCAGATAGAAGGCTACTGGAATGAACTTGAAACGTCTCCCGTCTGTGCTCGGCTTCTCGCGAAAGCCACCGTGGCTCTGTTTAACCACGAGCAAGTGAATCTCCAG GAACTGGATCTCTGTATCGACCGCGCgagtggagaagacgacgaggaatGGCCTTCGATacgcgcctctctgtcggaATCTCTGAAAACTGCTCTAAACGCCGACGAACCTGTCAGACCCCTTGACGAGGCCGTGCACTACGCCCATTTGACAATGAAAAATGAGAAAG ATTTTTCGAGCCTCCGACcttcgttctttttcctgGGTTCGACTGCCGTACTCGACTGTCCCCTGAGAACAGCTAGTCGTCTTCGACGCCTGAAGGCTGCTCGGCTCTTCCACGGGGGCGCCTACGAGGAGGCTCTGAAGTTCGCTGTTTTCGCCTACCGCCTCGAGTGTCAAGGGCCAGTGGAGACCCGCAGAGCTGCTGCGCCGGAGCATGTTCTGGGCAAATggcgagacgaggaggcggcgcTCCTCGCGGTCGACTCATCCCATGACAAAGTCGGGGGAAACGGAACAGAGGACCTCTTCGATCAGATGGCCTGCGCCCGAGCTGGGTGGCCTGCGAGAACTCTTCTCATGGCGATGTACATGGCTTTAG GAGCGAAACACCCGGCGGTACAGCGCAGTCGCGCAGAGTTGGAAGTCCTG CTTGGTACCGACGGATTTGTCCCCGTTGTTTTCCCACACACACGCGCGCGAGCTGGTGGAAAACCGATCATG ATGCGTGGAAAGAGCGGAAAATGGCATTGGCTAGGACCCTACTGGAAGCCTCCATGGGCGCCGTCAAACAAAGCACGTTGGCCGACTGGACCCGAAGAATGGGCATGGTCAGATCCTACTCGATGA
- a CDS encoding hypothetical protein (encoded by transcript TGME49_263830) → MPAQVWFGEKCRQMQANLNGQQRGNAKLKAERRTNRTLSGRTQEEDWKLQLRATRQRCEKRPVEKFDTKSKFPSPALGRSKPGKSTKRLGQTNRGKNGDTQKGARRHTANFTKRNIASTAGGDWALKSSARRMLRAPSGSRRLQRDPGSGRPFCGQEASCQFHSPEQVARTHIEPASAI, encoded by the coding sequence ATGCCCGCGCAAGTCTGGTTCGGTGAAAAGTGCAGACAGATGCAGGCGAATCTCAACGGTCAGCAGCGTGGAAACGCAAAACTCAAAGCCGAGAGGCGCACAAACAGGACCCTTTCCGGGAGAACTCAAGAAGAGGACTGGAAACTCCAACTCAGAGCAACTCGGCAACGCTGCGAAAAGCGGCCAGTGGAGAAATTCGACACGAAAAGCAAGTTCCCTTCGCCGGCTCTTGGCCGATCGAAACCCGGAAAATCGACAAAACGCCTAGGTCAAACTAATAGGGGAAAAAACGGCGACACGCAGAAAGGCGCTcgcagacacacagcgaACTTCACGAAAAGAAACATCGCTTCCACTGCCGGTGGCGACTGGGCACTGAAATCGTCGGCGCGCCGCATGCTTCGGGCACCGTCCGGGTCTCGACGCCTCCAGAGAGACCCGGGGAGCGGCAGACCGTTTTGTGGGCAAGAAGCGAGCTGTCAGTTTCACAGTCCAGAGCAGGTTGCGAGAACACACATCGAGCCGGCATCTGCGAtatga
- a CDS encoding DEAD/DEAH box helicase domain-containing protein (encoded by transcript TGME49_263820) → MAPSSLLKAEADEEEATKRDKRRTTGGGGGDKGEEKRKNGSRKNKHLQEKREKDRKESRDAKEATRGKDGGEGEKKEKAKKVKDEKGKKPCESGSSEKPSETQRERDTDKNRGKRKEDKRHRHGASARLVGGEGEDVHIEERRGEKDEEERGKKAQKDTRGEGIKRHTKERSDRHSRTEKRKRCRSRDRSKERKSSRGRHHERKDKKRGDNNRSESRRSHSRTLSRPSSAPSRSSSRETEGPETARRDSGRLASQTVERAEKREKRGRSGSVRSGSRDSASPSREGEKVERSRTESPERADKQRRDSRKKEDCERRGRSRHHRHRHHRRDDKERGKKKRKRGSSSDRSASRSSSASHKRDKSHRRRKHRRDRKRRHRDRRSPSDSSRSSSSRSDASRRSSQASATKREGDLSSQSSSAVHLSASPTSVIVPASGDNSGAPYTVPFSYLSLLASSLRSQQAAAKETAQAEPSATGANATAPPAASVAKPILGGIPPPPPTPPPPHVVAAAAAASASASCSSTAAAASASGAPTSSLSLEEQLAAVKKEIEEEHARRTQEQQKELDMALEKRPETPLAVEVSKESEAPEPQEASKEMPENSPNPDENYNADERLGDAIGQLEDQEVVIAFAGPTADVHDPASLPLPVADVVGSERVLHSAILGNLLFLGFKRLMPVQRHSIPIGCAGYDICGSASTGSGKTLAFLVPMASRLLKMSPINRPFFPGPHAQASPTGLILVPTRELALQIGEDIVRVCRGTGLTHILLIGGMPQKDQVDHINRQQIDIAVCTPGRLVDMCDLCKVSLSFVATLVLDEADVMLNMGFRSVIMSLLKERDLPDSRQTMLFSATYPADLMDLLPMVFKPAYVRLSVGPANDAVPGAMNTAAKNSMVTQIVKHVEEPLKAAALRADLEEFLSANNSQAIVFVRSKRAIHPTAHTIRLAGIQTEVLTGNRTQPERQQVFRNFRDGRFPVLVATSVAARGLDFPNVGLVINVDMPQEMEHYVHRIGRTGRAGRPGVAISYMNWNDKKLAPAMIHILKQHDSEIPAFLQDMANDF, encoded by the exons ATGGCGCCGTCCAGCCTGCTGAAGGCGGAGgccgacgaggaggaggcgacgaagcgcgACAAGCGACGGACAACAGGTGGGGGCGGCGGggacaagggagaagaaaagcggaagAACGGGAGCAGAAAGAACAAACATCTccaggagaagcgcgagaaagacCGCAAGGAGTCGCGGGACGCCAAGGAGGCGACGCGGGGGAAGGACGGCGgggagggggagaagaaggagaaggccaagaaggtgaaggatgagaaagggaagaaaccTTGCGAGAGTGGAAGCTCAGAAAAGCCttcagagacgcagagagaaagagacacagacaagaATCGCggcaagagaaaggaggacaagagacacagacacggTGCCAGTGCGAGACTCGTGGGTggcgagggcgaggacgTACACATTGAGGAACgtcgcggagagaaggacgaggaagaacgcgggaagaaggcgcagaaagACACTCGAGGAGAGGGAATCAAACGTCACAcaaaagagaggagcgacAGACATAGTCGcacggagaagcgaaagcgaTGCAGGTCTCGGGACAgatcgaaggagagaaagagctcgcgaggaaggcatcacgaaagaaaggacaagaaacgaggagacaacaACCGCTCCGAGTCTCGCCGATCCCACTCTCGGACGCTTTCTCGGCCCTCCTCGGCACCCAGTCGAAGCTCCAGTCGTGAAACGGAGGGACCGGAGACGGCTAGGCGAGACTCCGGGCGCCTTGCCTCCCAGACTGTGGaaagagcggagaagagagagaagcgcggaagATCTGGGTCAGTTCGCAGTGGCAGTCGCGACAGCGCGTCTCCCTccagagaaggggagaaggtCGAGAGAAGCCGGACTGAATCTCCCGAGAGAGCCGACaaacagcgaagagacagccggaagaaggaggactGCGAGCGCCGAGGCCGCAGCCGCCACCATCGCCACAGGCACCACCGGCGAGACGACAAggagcgagggaagaagaagagaaaaagagggtCTTCGAGTGACAGGTCTGCctcgcgttcgtcttctgcgtcccATAAGAGAGACAAATCCCACCGCCGGAGAAAGCACCGGCGCGAccggaaaaggagacatcGCGACCGAAGAAGTCCTTCGGACTCGTCTCGAAGCTCTTCATCGCGAAGCGACGCTTCACGACGGTCCTCGCAGGCGAGTGCgacgaagcgagaaggagacctGAGCTCTCAATCCAGCTCAGCGGTGCATCTCTCCGCGTCGCCGACGAGCGTGATTGTGCCCGCGTCAGGAGACAACTCTGGAGCTCCCTACACTGTTCCGTTCTCCtacctctccctcctcgcgtcttctctccggtcGCAGCAAGCCGCAGCGAAAGAGACCGCGCAGGCTGAACCTTCCGCGACTGGCGCAAACGCAACTGCCCCCCCAGCTGCTTCCGTGGCGAAACCGATTTTAGGTGGAAtcccgccgcctcctccgacgcctcctcctccgcatgtcgtcgccgctgccgctgctgcatcggcctctgcttcctgctCCTCCACTGCTGCTGCGGCGTCTGCATCAGGTGCACCGAcgagttctctgtctctggaggaACAGTTGGCGgcggtgaagaaggaaatcgaggaagaacaTGCGAGGCGAACGCAGGAACAGCAGAAAGAGTTGGACATGGCTCTCGAGAAGCGGCCGGAGACGCCTCTGGCTGTGGAG GTCTcgaaggaaagcgaagctCCTGAGCCGCAAGAAGCAAGCAAGGAGATGCCTGAGAACTCCCCGAATCCCGACGAGAACTACAACGCAG ACGAGCGCCTCGGAGACGCGATTGGCCAGCTGGAGGATCAAGAAGTAGTGATCGCCTTCGCAGGACCCACTGCGGATGTTCACGACCCTGCGTCTTTGCCTCTGCCAGTGGCGGACGTCGTCGGGAGCGAACGTGTGCTGCACTCCGCCATCTTGGGCAACCTCCTTTTCCTGGGCTTCAAGCGCCTCATGCCGGTCCAGAGACACTCGATTCCGATTGGATGCG CTGGGTATGACATCTGCGGCTCTGCCTCCACAGGAAGCGGCAAGACACTTGCCTTCTTGGTTCCCATGGCATCGAGACTCCTCAAAATGTCGCCTATCAACAGGCCTTTCTTCCCTGGGCCGCATGCACAG GCTTCGCCGACTGGCCTCATTCTCGTTCCAACTCGCGAGTTGGCACTTCAAATCGGGGAGGAT ATTGTTCGGGTCTGTCGAGGCACAGGCCTGACGCACATTCTCCTCATCGGCGGCATGCCTCAGAAAGATCAG GTAGACCATATCAACAGACAGCAGATCGACATCGccgtatgtacacctggacGGCTGGTGGACATGTGCGACTTGTGCAAAGTTTCTTTGAGTTTTGTGGCAACTCTCGTTCTCGACGAGGCAGACGTGATGCTGAACATGGGCTTCCGATCTGTG ATTATGTCTCTCTTGAAGGAACGAGACCTGCCGGACTCGCGACAGACGATGCTGTTTTCCGCGACGTATCCAGCAGACCTGATGGATCTCCTCCCGATGGTTTTCAAGCCGGCGTACGTACGGCTGTCTGTGGGTCCTGCCAACGATGCTGTACCTGGTGCGATGAacacagcagcgaagaaTAGCATGGTGACGCAG attGTGAAGCATGTGGAGGAGCCCCTGAAGGCAGCAGCGCTGCGTGCAGACTTGGAGGAGTTTTTATCTGCGAACAACAGCCAGGCGATCGTCTTTGTCCGCAGCAAGCGAGCGATCCACCCGACCGCCCACACGATTCGTCTCGCAGGCATCCAGACTGAAGTCCTGACCGGCAATCGAACGCAACCGGAGCGACAGCAGGTATTCCGCAACTTCCGTGACGGCCGCTTCCCCGTCCTCGTCGCTACGTCGGTCGCCGCGAGAGGCCTGGACTTCCCCAATGTCGGCCTCGTCATCAACGTCGACATGCCGCAGGAAATGGAGCACTATGTGCACCGGATCGGACGAACGGGGCGCGCAGGCCGCCCAGGCGTCGCGATCAGCTACATGAACTGGAACGACAAGAAACTCGCGCCTGCGATGATCCATATCCTGAAGCAACACGACTCAGAAATTCCTGCTTTCCTCCAAGACATGGCCAACGACTTCTGA
- a CDS encoding hypothetical protein (encoded by transcript TGME49_263810~Predicted trans-membrane domain (TMHMM2.0):192-212), protein MADAEVFGQVSPVPETELDMLKMILTPYEGKIVEHLPQTQAAIVCFPNREALEALQEIPSYQTVEVPRPQEETREPQPAAEEELPLRGEEGEREEEGEREEEGEEEEREETNAQEQREEDASHTEQGMESRAVKATENVVRTPRETVPEKAAPALEPPPSHAVAVDAPVVGGGKRKPLPSNDVFYLFADENVAVPTWCVFLLAYSVLAVFGVC, encoded by the exons ATGGCGGACGCGGAGGTCTTCGGCCAAGTGTCGCCTGTTCCCGAGACGGAACTGGATATGTTGAAAATGATTTTAACGCCTTACGAAGGAAAAATTGTAGAGCACCTTCCACAAAC ACAAGCGGCGATTGTGTGCTTTCCAAACAGAGAAGCGTTGGAAGCCCTGCAGGAAATTCCAAGTTACCAGACAGTTGAAGTTCCTCGTCCtcaggaggagacgcgcgagccTCAACCTGCAGCTGAGGAAGAACTGCCTctcagaggagaagaaggagaaagagaagaagaaggagaaagagaagaagaaggagaagaagaagagagggaagagacgaatgcccaagagcagagagaggaagacgcaagCCACACGGAGCAGGGCATGGAGTCGCGCGCAGTGAAGGCAACGGAGAA CGTCGTTCGAACCCCCAGAGAG ACCGTTCCAGAAAAAGCGGCGCCTGCACTGGAGCCGCCGCCTTCTCACGCAGTCGCGGTCGACGCCCCTGTGGTCgggggaggaaagagaaagcctCTGCCTTCCAACGATGTTTTCTACCTTTTTGCCGACGAGAA CGTCGCTGTGCCGACCTggtgtgtctttctcctcgcctaCTCCGTCCTCGCGGTCTTCGGCGTCTGCTGA